From Bos taurus isolate L1 Dominette 01449 registration number 42190680 breed Hereford chromosome 29, ARS-UCD2.0, whole genome shotgun sequence, a single genomic window includes:
- the ANO9 gene encoding anoctamin-9 isoform X6, with product MKATCVGGSKLPDEKHSSTIHVLACATAQSCLTLGDPMDCGPPGSSVHGIFQGEDSLRILVPTEGESLPLMDINTCETEAPELWDYVFVVDRRTQRNPGQVQRQRQFLEELENQGFRYKAMEDQEKEFFGIRADNRMFDRYWRLTETEDTVPRGELSRPTSIRATNRIRIVDFVLNSKMAAGDTLQDLVKDGVFEAGFPLHKGEEHLKKKWARWRSMFQRQPISDIRDYFGEKVALYFAWLGWYTYMLVPAAVIGLIVFLSGFSQFEASQISKEICKAHDIYMCPRGDHNRRFQRLSDTCAYAKLTHLFDNEGTVLFAIFMALWATVFLELWKRERARVVLQWELYGWDEDQEEMALGLISCPDHQPQLHQHSYLRSTVILLLSLLMICLMIGMAHVLVVYRVLAAALFNSALPFLGEQVTTAVVVSGALVHYVIILIMTKINKYVALKLCDFEKPRTFSERESKFTIKFFTLQFFAHFSSLIYIAFILGRQILNHCATRGVPDTPVDDQRSPREDGAPGGAVEAGGVPPQRLHDGPLRADGHHHGSEANAQQLRGVSEAVAGAQVSLLAGPVSGPRAGPLAAQLSAEPSLHLQPVQRVHGDDDPVRLHHHLRGCLPAGPAARALQQPRGDPPGRHQNGPAAAAPGATQGQGHRDLAAGAGDHRCAGGHCQWDGHRLHVRVHPPCGVQVPLWPLPERGPV from the exons ATGAAAGCGACGTGTGTCGGAGGAAGCAAATTACCTGACGAGAAGCACAGTTCCACCATCCACGTGCTTGCTTGTGCAactgctcaatcgtgtctgactcttggtgaccccatggactgtggcccaccaggctcctctgtccatgggattttccag GGAGAAGACAGTCTCCGGATCCTGGTGCCGACGGAAGGTGAGAGCCTTCCGCTGATGGACATCAATACTTGTGAG ACCGAGGCCCCTGAGCTATGGGACTATGTCTTTGTGGTCGATCGTCGCACCCAGAGAAACCCCGGGCAGGTCCAGAGGCAGCGGCAGTTCTTGGAAGAGCTTGAGAACCAGGGCTTTCGCTACAAG GCAATGGAGGACCAGGAGAAGGAGTTCTTCGGGATCCGAGCTGACAATAGGATGTTTGACCGGTACTGGAGACTTACGGAGACCGAGGACACTGTCCCCAGAGGGGAGCTGTCCAGGCCAACTTCCATCCGAGCCACCAACAG AATCCGAATTGTCGACTTTGTCCTGAACAGCAAGATGGCAGCAGGTG ACacgctccaggatttggtgaagGATGGGGTCTTTGAGGCCGGGTTCCCCCTGCACAAG GGGGAAGAACACCTAAAGAAGAAATGGGCCCGGTGGAGAAGCATGTTCCAAAGGCAGCCAATTAGTGATATCAG GGACTACTTTGGAGAGAAAGTGGCCCTGTACTTCGCCTGGCTCGGCTGGTACACTTACATGCTGGTGCCCGCAGCAGTGATAGGCCTCATCGTCTTCCTGAGCGGGTTTTCCCAATTCGAAGCCAGCCAGATAAG CAAGGAGATCTGCAAGGCCCACGACATCTACATGTGCCCTCGCGGCGACCACAACCGCAGGTTCCAGCGGCTCTCAGACACCTGCGCCTATGCCAAG CTCACCCACCTCTTTGACAACGAGGGCACCGTGCTGTTCGCCATCTTCATGGCGCTGTGGG CCACGGTGTTCCTGGAGCTGTGGAAGCGGGAGCGAGCCCGAGTGGTCCTGCAGTGGGAGCTGTACGGGTGGGACGAGGACCAG GAGGAAATGGCTCTGGGGCTCATAAGCTGCCCAGACCACCAGCCGCAGCTGCACCAGCACTCCTACCTGCGGAGCACCGTCATCCTTCTCCTGTCTCTCCTGATG ATCTGCCTCATGATCGGCATGGCCCACGTCCTGGTGGTCTACCGAGTCCTAGCTGCCGCCCTCTTCAACTCGGCCTTGCCCTTCCTGGGGGAGCAGGTGACCACGGCTGTGGTGGTGAGCGGGGCCCTGGTTCACTATGTGATCATCCTCATCATGACCAAG ATCAACAAATATGTGGCCCTGAAGCTTTGTGACTTTG AGAAACCCAGGACCTTTTCAGAGCGAGAGAGCAAGTTCACTATCAAGTTCTTCACTCTGCAGTTTTTTGCTCACTTCTCCTCCCTTATCTACATTGCCTTCATCCTGGGCAG gcagattctcaaccactgtgccaccaggggagtcccagatACACCTGTTGAC GATCAACGGTCACCCCGGGAAGACGGTGCGCCTGGCGGGGCTGTGGAAGCTGGAGGAG TGCCACCTCAGCGGCTGCATGATGGACCTCTTCGTGCAGATGGCCATCATCATGGGTCTGAAGCAAACGCTCAGCAACTGCGTGGAGTATCTGAAGCC GTGGCTGGCGCACAAGTGTCGCTCCTTGCGGGCCCCGTCTCAGGACCCCGAGCTGGGCCACTGGCAGCGCAACTATCGGCTGAACCCAGTCTACACCTTCAGCCTGTTCAACGAGTTCATGGAGATGA TGATCCAGTACGGCTTCACCACCATCTTCGTGGCTGCCTTCCCGCTGGCCCCGCTGCTCGCGCTCTTCAGCAACCTCGTGGAGATCCGCCTGGACGCCATCAAAATGGTCCGGCTGCAGCGGCGCCTGGTGCCACGCAAGGCCAAGGACATCG GGACCTGGCTGCAGGTGCTGGAGATCATCGGTGTGCTGGCGGTCATTGCCAATGGGATGGTCATCGCCTTCACGTCCGAGTTCATCCCCCGTGTGGTGTACAAGTACCGCTATGGCCCCTGCCGGAGAGGGGCCCAGTCTGA
- the ANO9 gene encoding anoctamin-9 isoform X7: MKATCVGGSKLPDEKHSSTIHVLACATAQSCLTLGDPMDCGPPGSSVHGIFQGEDSLRILVPTEGESLPLMDINTCETEAPELWDYVFVVDRRTQRNPGQVQRQRQFLEELENQGFRYKAMEDQEKEFFGIRADNRMFDRYWRLTETEDTVPRGELSRPTSIRATNRIRIVDFVLNSKMAAGDTLQDLVKDGVFEAGFPLHKGEEHLKKKWARWRSMFQRQPISDIRDYFGEKVALYFAWLGWYTYMLVPAAVIGLIVFLSGFSQFEASQISKEICKAHDIYMCPRGDHNRRFQRLSDTCAYAKLTHLFDNEGTVLFAIFMALWATVFLELWKRERARVVLQWELYGWDEDQEEMALGLISCPDHQPQLHQHSYLRSTVILLLSLLMICLMIGMAHVLVVYRVLAAALFNSALPFLGEQVTTAVVVSGALVHYVIILIMTKINKYVALKLCDFEKPRTFSERESKFTIKFFTLQFFAHFSSLIYIAFILGRQILNHCATRGVPDTPVDDQRSPREDGAPGGAVEAGGDGHHHGSEANAQQLRGVSEAVAGAQVSLLAGPVSGPRAGPLAAQLSAEPSLHLQPVQRVHGDDDPVRLHHHLRGCLPAGPAARALQQPRGDPPGRHQNGPAAAAPGATQGQGHRDLAAGAGDHRCAGGHCQWDGHRLHVRVHPPCGVQVPLWPLPERGPV, encoded by the exons ATGAAAGCGACGTGTGTCGGAGGAAGCAAATTACCTGACGAGAAGCACAGTTCCACCATCCACGTGCTTGCTTGTGCAactgctcaatcgtgtctgactcttggtgaccccatggactgtggcccaccaggctcctctgtccatgggattttccag GGAGAAGACAGTCTCCGGATCCTGGTGCCGACGGAAGGTGAGAGCCTTCCGCTGATGGACATCAATACTTGTGAG ACCGAGGCCCCTGAGCTATGGGACTATGTCTTTGTGGTCGATCGTCGCACCCAGAGAAACCCCGGGCAGGTCCAGAGGCAGCGGCAGTTCTTGGAAGAGCTTGAGAACCAGGGCTTTCGCTACAAG GCAATGGAGGACCAGGAGAAGGAGTTCTTCGGGATCCGAGCTGACAATAGGATGTTTGACCGGTACTGGAGACTTACGGAGACCGAGGACACTGTCCCCAGAGGGGAGCTGTCCAGGCCAACTTCCATCCGAGCCACCAACAG AATCCGAATTGTCGACTTTGTCCTGAACAGCAAGATGGCAGCAGGTG ACacgctccaggatttggtgaagGATGGGGTCTTTGAGGCCGGGTTCCCCCTGCACAAG GGGGAAGAACACCTAAAGAAGAAATGGGCCCGGTGGAGAAGCATGTTCCAAAGGCAGCCAATTAGTGATATCAG GGACTACTTTGGAGAGAAAGTGGCCCTGTACTTCGCCTGGCTCGGCTGGTACACTTACATGCTGGTGCCCGCAGCAGTGATAGGCCTCATCGTCTTCCTGAGCGGGTTTTCCCAATTCGAAGCCAGCCAGATAAG CAAGGAGATCTGCAAGGCCCACGACATCTACATGTGCCCTCGCGGCGACCACAACCGCAGGTTCCAGCGGCTCTCAGACACCTGCGCCTATGCCAAG CTCACCCACCTCTTTGACAACGAGGGCACCGTGCTGTTCGCCATCTTCATGGCGCTGTGGG CCACGGTGTTCCTGGAGCTGTGGAAGCGGGAGCGAGCCCGAGTGGTCCTGCAGTGGGAGCTGTACGGGTGGGACGAGGACCAG GAGGAAATGGCTCTGGGGCTCATAAGCTGCCCAGACCACCAGCCGCAGCTGCACCAGCACTCCTACCTGCGGAGCACCGTCATCCTTCTCCTGTCTCTCCTGATG ATCTGCCTCATGATCGGCATGGCCCACGTCCTGGTGGTCTACCGAGTCCTAGCTGCCGCCCTCTTCAACTCGGCCTTGCCCTTCCTGGGGGAGCAGGTGACCACGGCTGTGGTGGTGAGCGGGGCCCTGGTTCACTATGTGATCATCCTCATCATGACCAAG ATCAACAAATATGTGGCCCTGAAGCTTTGTGACTTTG AGAAACCCAGGACCTTTTCAGAGCGAGAGAGCAAGTTCACTATCAAGTTCTTCACTCTGCAGTTTTTTGCTCACTTCTCCTCCCTTATCTACATTGCCTTCATCCTGGGCAG gcagattctcaaccactgtgccaccaggggagtcccagatACACCTGTTGAC GATCAACGGTCACCCCGGGAAGACGGTGCGCCTGGCGGGGCTGTGGAAGCTGGAGGAG ATGGCCATCATCATGGGTCTGAAGCAAACGCTCAGCAACTGCGTGGAGTATCTGAAGCC GTGGCTGGCGCACAAGTGTCGCTCCTTGCGGGCCCCGTCTCAGGACCCCGAGCTGGGCCACTGGCAGCGCAACTATCGGCTGAACCCAGTCTACACCTTCAGCCTGTTCAACGAGTTCATGGAGATGA TGATCCAGTACGGCTTCACCACCATCTTCGTGGCTGCCTTCCCGCTGGCCCCGCTGCTCGCGCTCTTCAGCAACCTCGTGGAGATCCGCCTGGACGCCATCAAAATGGTCCGGCTGCAGCGGCGCCTGGTGCCACGCAAGGCCAAGGACATCG GGACCTGGCTGCAGGTGCTGGAGATCATCGGTGTGCTGGCGGTCATTGCCAATGGGATGGTCATCGCCTTCACGTCCGAGTTCATCCCCCGTGTGGTGTACAAGTACCGCTATGGCCCCTGCCGGAGAGGGGCCCAGTCTGA
- the ANO9 gene encoding anoctamin-9 isoform X2, with translation MKATCVGGSKLPDEKHSSTIHVLACATAQSCLTLGDPMDCGPPGSSVHGIFQGEDSLRILVPTEGESLPLMDINTCETEAPELWDYVFVVDRRTQRNPGQVQRQRQFLEELENQGFRYKAMEDQEKEFFGIRADNRMFDRYWRLTETEDTVPRGELSRPTSIRATNRIRIVDFVLNSKMAAGDTLQDLVKDGVFEAGFPLHKGEEHLKKKWARWRSMFQRQPISDIRDYFGEKVALYFAWLGWYTYMLVPAAVIGLIVFLSGFSQFEASQISKEICKAHDIYMCPRGDHNRRFQRLSDTCAYAKLTHLFDNEGTVLFAIFMALWATVFLELWKRERARVVLQWELYGWDEDQEEMALGLISCPDHQPQLHQHSYLRSTVILLLSLLMICLMIGMAHVLVVYRVLAAALFNSALPFLGEQVTTAVVVSGALVHYVIILIMTKINKYVALKLCDFEKPRTFSERESKFTIKFFTLQFFAHFSSLIYIAFILGRINGHPGKTVRLAGLWKLEEMAIIMGLKQTLSNCVEYLKPWLAHKCRSLRAPSQDPELGHWQRNYRLNPVYTFSLFNEFMEMMIQYGFTTIFVAAFPLAPLLALFSNLVEIRLDAIKMVRLQRRLVPRKAKDIGTWLQVLEIIGVLAVIANGMVIAFTSEFIPRVVYKYRYGPCRRGAQSEVDCFTGYVNHSLSVFYTKDFQDPAKIEGWENVTECRYRDYFSAQDSNFSEQQWFLLAIRLAFLILFEHVALCIKLIAAWFVPDVPQSVKNEVLKKKYQRLEEKSCSPKSTDV, from the exons ATGAAAGCGACGTGTGTCGGAGGAAGCAAATTACCTGACGAGAAGCACAGTTCCACCATCCACGTGCTTGCTTGTGCAactgctcaatcgtgtctgactcttggtgaccccatggactgtggcccaccaggctcctctgtccatgggattttccag GGAGAAGACAGTCTCCGGATCCTGGTGCCGACGGAAGGTGAGAGCCTTCCGCTGATGGACATCAATACTTGTGAG ACCGAGGCCCCTGAGCTATGGGACTATGTCTTTGTGGTCGATCGTCGCACCCAGAGAAACCCCGGGCAGGTCCAGAGGCAGCGGCAGTTCTTGGAAGAGCTTGAGAACCAGGGCTTTCGCTACAAG GCAATGGAGGACCAGGAGAAGGAGTTCTTCGGGATCCGAGCTGACAATAGGATGTTTGACCGGTACTGGAGACTTACGGAGACCGAGGACACTGTCCCCAGAGGGGAGCTGTCCAGGCCAACTTCCATCCGAGCCACCAACAG AATCCGAATTGTCGACTTTGTCCTGAACAGCAAGATGGCAGCAGGTG ACacgctccaggatttggtgaagGATGGGGTCTTTGAGGCCGGGTTCCCCCTGCACAAG GGGGAAGAACACCTAAAGAAGAAATGGGCCCGGTGGAGAAGCATGTTCCAAAGGCAGCCAATTAGTGATATCAG GGACTACTTTGGAGAGAAAGTGGCCCTGTACTTCGCCTGGCTCGGCTGGTACACTTACATGCTGGTGCCCGCAGCAGTGATAGGCCTCATCGTCTTCCTGAGCGGGTTTTCCCAATTCGAAGCCAGCCAGATAAG CAAGGAGATCTGCAAGGCCCACGACATCTACATGTGCCCTCGCGGCGACCACAACCGCAGGTTCCAGCGGCTCTCAGACACCTGCGCCTATGCCAAG CTCACCCACCTCTTTGACAACGAGGGCACCGTGCTGTTCGCCATCTTCATGGCGCTGTGGG CCACGGTGTTCCTGGAGCTGTGGAAGCGGGAGCGAGCCCGAGTGGTCCTGCAGTGGGAGCTGTACGGGTGGGACGAGGACCAG GAGGAAATGGCTCTGGGGCTCATAAGCTGCCCAGACCACCAGCCGCAGCTGCACCAGCACTCCTACCTGCGGAGCACCGTCATCCTTCTCCTGTCTCTCCTGATG ATCTGCCTCATGATCGGCATGGCCCACGTCCTGGTGGTCTACCGAGTCCTAGCTGCCGCCCTCTTCAACTCGGCCTTGCCCTTCCTGGGGGAGCAGGTGACCACGGCTGTGGTGGTGAGCGGGGCCCTGGTTCACTATGTGATCATCCTCATCATGACCAAG ATCAACAAATATGTGGCCCTGAAGCTTTGTGACTTTG AGAAACCCAGGACCTTTTCAGAGCGAGAGAGCAAGTTCACTATCAAGTTCTTCACTCTGCAGTTTTTTGCTCACTTCTCCTCCCTTATCTACATTGCCTTCATCCTGGGCAG GATCAACGGTCACCCCGGGAAGACGGTGCGCCTGGCGGGGCTGTGGAAGCTGGAGGAG ATGGCCATCATCATGGGTCTGAAGCAAACGCTCAGCAACTGCGTGGAGTATCTGAAGCC GTGGCTGGCGCACAAGTGTCGCTCCTTGCGGGCCCCGTCTCAGGACCCCGAGCTGGGCCACTGGCAGCGCAACTATCGGCTGAACCCAGTCTACACCTTCAGCCTGTTCAACGAGTTCATGGAGATGA TGATCCAGTACGGCTTCACCACCATCTTCGTGGCTGCCTTCCCGCTGGCCCCGCTGCTCGCGCTCTTCAGCAACCTCGTGGAGATCCGCCTGGACGCCATCAAAATGGTCCGGCTGCAGCGGCGCCTGGTGCCACGCAAGGCCAAGGACATCG GGACCTGGCTGCAGGTGCTGGAGATCATCGGTGTGCTGGCGGTCATTGCCAATGGGATGGTCATCGCCTTCACGTCCGAGTTCATCCCCCGTGTGGTGTACAAGTACCGCTATGGCCCCTGCCGGAGAGGGGCCCAGTCTGAAGTCGA CTGCTTCACCGGCTATGTCAACCACAGCCTGTCTGTGTTCTACACCAAAGACTTCCAGGATCCTGCCAAAATCGAGGGCTGGGAGAATGTGACCGAGTGCAG GTACCGGGACTATTTCTCTGCTCAGGACTCCAACTTCTCAGAGCAGCAGTGGTTCCTCCTGGCGATCCGCCTGGCCTTCCTCATCCTCTTTGAG CACGTGGCTTTATGCATCAAGCTCATTGCGGCCTGGTTTGTACCCGACGTCCCGCAGTCTGTGAAGAACGAAGTCCTGAAGAAGAAGTACCAGAGACTGGAAGAAAAAAG CTGCAGCCCCAAGAGCACAGACGTGTAG
- the ANO9 gene encoding anoctamin-9 isoform X1, with the protein MKATCVGGSKLPDEKHSSTIHVLACATAQSCLTLGDPMDCGPPGSSVHGIFQGEDSLRILVPTEGESLPLMDINTCETEAPELWDYVFVVDRRTQRNPGQVQRQRQFLEELENQGFRYKAMEDQEKEFFGIRADNRMFDRYWRLTETEDTVPRGELSRPTSIRATNRIRIVDFVLNSKMAAGDTLQDLVKDGVFEAGFPLHKGEEHLKKKWARWRSMFQRQPISDIRDYFGEKVALYFAWLGWYTYMLVPAAVIGLIVFLSGFSQFEASQISKEICKAHDIYMCPRGDHNRRFQRLSDTCAYAKLTHLFDNEGTVLFAIFMALWATVFLELWKRERARVVLQWELYGWDEDQEEMALGLISCPDHQPQLHQHSYLRSTVILLLSLLMICLMIGMAHVLVVYRVLAAALFNSALPFLGEQVTTAVVVSGALVHYVIILIMTKINKYVALKLCDFEKPRTFSERESKFTIKFFTLQFFAHFSSLIYIAFILGRINGHPGKTVRLAGLWKLEECHLSGCMMDLFVQMAIIMGLKQTLSNCVEYLKPWLAHKCRSLRAPSQDPELGHWQRNYRLNPVYTFSLFNEFMEMMIQYGFTTIFVAAFPLAPLLALFSNLVEIRLDAIKMVRLQRRLVPRKAKDIGTWLQVLEIIGVLAVIANGMVIAFTSEFIPRVVYKYRYGPCRRGAQSEVDCFTGYVNHSLSVFYTKDFQDPAKIEGWENVTECRYRDYFSAQDSNFSEQQWFLLAIRLAFLILFEHVALCIKLIAAWFVPDVPQSVKNEVLKKKYQRLEEKSCSPKSTDV; encoded by the exons ATGAAAGCGACGTGTGTCGGAGGAAGCAAATTACCTGACGAGAAGCACAGTTCCACCATCCACGTGCTTGCTTGTGCAactgctcaatcgtgtctgactcttggtgaccccatggactgtggcccaccaggctcctctgtccatgggattttccag GGAGAAGACAGTCTCCGGATCCTGGTGCCGACGGAAGGTGAGAGCCTTCCGCTGATGGACATCAATACTTGTGAG ACCGAGGCCCCTGAGCTATGGGACTATGTCTTTGTGGTCGATCGTCGCACCCAGAGAAACCCCGGGCAGGTCCAGAGGCAGCGGCAGTTCTTGGAAGAGCTTGAGAACCAGGGCTTTCGCTACAAG GCAATGGAGGACCAGGAGAAGGAGTTCTTCGGGATCCGAGCTGACAATAGGATGTTTGACCGGTACTGGAGACTTACGGAGACCGAGGACACTGTCCCCAGAGGGGAGCTGTCCAGGCCAACTTCCATCCGAGCCACCAACAG AATCCGAATTGTCGACTTTGTCCTGAACAGCAAGATGGCAGCAGGTG ACacgctccaggatttggtgaagGATGGGGTCTTTGAGGCCGGGTTCCCCCTGCACAAG GGGGAAGAACACCTAAAGAAGAAATGGGCCCGGTGGAGAAGCATGTTCCAAAGGCAGCCAATTAGTGATATCAG GGACTACTTTGGAGAGAAAGTGGCCCTGTACTTCGCCTGGCTCGGCTGGTACACTTACATGCTGGTGCCCGCAGCAGTGATAGGCCTCATCGTCTTCCTGAGCGGGTTTTCCCAATTCGAAGCCAGCCAGATAAG CAAGGAGATCTGCAAGGCCCACGACATCTACATGTGCCCTCGCGGCGACCACAACCGCAGGTTCCAGCGGCTCTCAGACACCTGCGCCTATGCCAAG CTCACCCACCTCTTTGACAACGAGGGCACCGTGCTGTTCGCCATCTTCATGGCGCTGTGGG CCACGGTGTTCCTGGAGCTGTGGAAGCGGGAGCGAGCCCGAGTGGTCCTGCAGTGGGAGCTGTACGGGTGGGACGAGGACCAG GAGGAAATGGCTCTGGGGCTCATAAGCTGCCCAGACCACCAGCCGCAGCTGCACCAGCACTCCTACCTGCGGAGCACCGTCATCCTTCTCCTGTCTCTCCTGATG ATCTGCCTCATGATCGGCATGGCCCACGTCCTGGTGGTCTACCGAGTCCTAGCTGCCGCCCTCTTCAACTCGGCCTTGCCCTTCCTGGGGGAGCAGGTGACCACGGCTGTGGTGGTGAGCGGGGCCCTGGTTCACTATGTGATCATCCTCATCATGACCAAG ATCAACAAATATGTGGCCCTGAAGCTTTGTGACTTTG AGAAACCCAGGACCTTTTCAGAGCGAGAGAGCAAGTTCACTATCAAGTTCTTCACTCTGCAGTTTTTTGCTCACTTCTCCTCCCTTATCTACATTGCCTTCATCCTGGGCAG GATCAACGGTCACCCCGGGAAGACGGTGCGCCTGGCGGGGCTGTGGAAGCTGGAGGAG TGCCACCTCAGCGGCTGCATGATGGACCTCTTCGTGCAGATGGCCATCATCATGGGTCTGAAGCAAACGCTCAGCAACTGCGTGGAGTATCTGAAGCC GTGGCTGGCGCACAAGTGTCGCTCCTTGCGGGCCCCGTCTCAGGACCCCGAGCTGGGCCACTGGCAGCGCAACTATCGGCTGAACCCAGTCTACACCTTCAGCCTGTTCAACGAGTTCATGGAGATGA TGATCCAGTACGGCTTCACCACCATCTTCGTGGCTGCCTTCCCGCTGGCCCCGCTGCTCGCGCTCTTCAGCAACCTCGTGGAGATCCGCCTGGACGCCATCAAAATGGTCCGGCTGCAGCGGCGCCTGGTGCCACGCAAGGCCAAGGACATCG GGACCTGGCTGCAGGTGCTGGAGATCATCGGTGTGCTGGCGGTCATTGCCAATGGGATGGTCATCGCCTTCACGTCCGAGTTCATCCCCCGTGTGGTGTACAAGTACCGCTATGGCCCCTGCCGGAGAGGGGCCCAGTCTGAAGTCGA CTGCTTCACCGGCTATGTCAACCACAGCCTGTCTGTGTTCTACACCAAAGACTTCCAGGATCCTGCCAAAATCGAGGGCTGGGAGAATGTGACCGAGTGCAG GTACCGGGACTATTTCTCTGCTCAGGACTCCAACTTCTCAGAGCAGCAGTGGTTCCTCCTGGCGATCCGCCTGGCCTTCCTCATCCTCTTTGAG CACGTGGCTTTATGCATCAAGCTCATTGCGGCCTGGTTTGTACCCGACGTCCCGCAGTCTGTGAAGAACGAAGTCCTGAAGAAGAAGTACCAGAGACTGGAAGAAAAAAG CTGCAGCCCCAAGAGCACAGACGTGTAG